The Pseudomonas resinovorans NBRC 106553 genomic interval GATATCGAAGCTCGCACCGTTGGTGGCCTTGACCGCGCCAAAGGTTTTTTCCAGGGCCTGGACCGACAGTTGCGGGTTCATGGGCGTACCTCGTGTTGGGCGATTGCGGTTGGCGCGGCAGACGGCTTGCGCCGCCATGGCCAGGGGCTGAGCAGCAAGCCGTAGAGGCCTTTTTTGCCGAACAGCACCACCACCAGCAGCAACGGGCCGAAGATCAGCAGCCAGTGCTCGGTCCACAGGCTGAGCACCTGTTCCAGGCCCAGGTACACGGCGGCGCCGAGGACCGGCCCCAGCAGGGTGCCGACGCCGCCGAGGATGACCATCGCCATCAGTTCGCCGGACTTGTGCCAGGCGCCCATGTCCGGGCTGACGAACATCGCGTAGTTGGCCCAGAGAATGCCCGCCAGGCCCCCCCCGACACCGGCGATGACAAACGCCCCGAGGCGATAGCGCAGCGGGTGCAGGCCCAGGCTGATGCTGCGCCGTTCGCTTTGCTTGAGGCCGCGCAGCACGTAGCCGAAACGCGAATTGACCAGGCGCCGGCAGAACAGCAGCCAAGCCACCAACAGGCCCAGGCACAGGTAGTAGAACTGCACCGGGTTATCCAGGTCGATGCCCGGCAGGGTGTTGCGCTCGCTGAGCAAAATGCCGTCGTCGCCGCCATACAGCGACAGCGAACTGAGGACGAAATAGAGCATCTGGCCGAACGCCAGGGTAATCATGATGAATTGCACCCCGCTGGTACGCAGCGACAGGTAGCCCACCACCACGGCAAACAGCGCACACACCAGCAGCGACAGCGGCCAAACGAGCAGCGCGCTGTTGGAACCGTCCCAGCCCCACAGCGGCAAGGCCTGGGAGGTGTGAAAACCGATCACCCCCACCACGTAGCCGCCCAGGCCGAAGAAGGCCGCGTGGCCGAAGCTAATCATCGCGCCATAGCCGATCAGCAGGTCCAGGCTGGCGGCGGCCATGCCGTAGATCGCCAGGCGCGTAAACAGGCTGACCAGAAAGGGTTCGTGCAGCAGCGAGGCCAGCAGCGGCAGGAGGGCGAACGTCGCCAGGCAAAGCAGGTCGATCAGGACTCGACGGGACATGGGGTTCTCCTCAGGCACGGGCGGGCAGCAGGCCGCGGGGGCGGACCAGCAACACCACGGCCATGACGATGTAGGCGCTGGCGGAAATCAGCCCGCCGCTCAGGGTGCCGCTGACTTCGGCGGGCAACAGTTGGTCCAGCAATTGCGGGATGTAGGCACGCCCCAGGCCATCGACCATGCCGATCAGCAAGGCCCCGGCCAGGGCGCCGCGCACCGAGCCGACACCGCCGACCACGATGACCACGAAGGTGGTAATCAAGACCTTTTCACCCATGCCGATTTCCACCGACAGCAAGGGTGCGGCCATGAACCCGGCGAGGCCGCAAAGCACGCAGCCGAACACGAACACCAGGGTGTACAGGCGTGCGATGTTCACCCCCAGGGCGCCGACCATTTCGTGGTCGTCGGCCCCGGCGCGGATCAGCATGCCCAGGCGCGTGTGGTTTATCAGCAGCCACATGGCGATCGCCACCACGGCCCCGGCGGCGATGAACAGCAAGCGGCTGACCGGGTACATCAACCCCGGCAGCACTTCGACGAAGCTCGAATACCACTCGGGCGTGGGCATGGCCGGTGGGCTGCGGCCGAACAGCACGGTGATTAACTCGTTGGTGAAGAACACCACCGCCAGGGTGGCCAGTACCTGGTCGAGGTGATCGCGGTTGTAGAGGCGGCGCATGATGCTGGTTTCGATCAGCAGCCCGTACAGGGCCGAGCCGATCACCGCCGCCAACCCGGCGAGCCAGAACGAGCCGCTCAGCGACGCGGTGTAGGCCGCGCAGAACGCGCCGACCATGTAGAAGGCGCCGTGGGCCAGGTTGATGACGCCCATGATGCCGAAGATCAGCGTCAGGCCGGAGGCCAGCAAAAACAGCAGGGCGCTGTATTGCAGGCCATTGAGGATTTGTTCGAGTAGCAGCATGCGGGGAATCCTACGCAAGGTGCCTGGCGGGTAAGGCCGCCAGGCACGGGACCGGAAGGTCGGCTTACAGCGCGCACTCGGCGGCGAAGCTGTCCACTTGCGCCTTGGCGATGGTCTGCACCGGCACCTGGACCAACTTGCCGTTGGCATCGGCCTCTACCCGCAGCAAATACCAGTCGATGACCGCGTGCTGGTTTTTGCCGAAGGCGAAGTCGCCACGGATCGAGTCGAACGTGACGTTGCGCAGAGCACTGCGCAAGGCCTCGGGGTCTTTGAGGTTGCCGTCCACGGTTTTCAGGGCGGCGCCGATCAGGCGGGCGGTGTCGTAGGTTTGCGCGGCGTACACGGTGGGCACGCGCTTGTACTTATCGTTGAAGGCCTTGACGAAGGCCTGGTTGGCCGGGTTGGTGGAGCCGGGGTTCCACAGGGTGACGATGTTCATGCCCTTGGCCACATCACCGGTGGCGGCGAGCATGCGTTCGTCCATGGAGAACACCGGCACCACCATCGGGATGCTCTTGTTCAGGCCCGAGCTGCCGTACTGCTTGGCGAAGTTGATGCCGGCACCACCAGGGTGGAACTGGAAAATCGCGTCAGGCGCCAAGGAGCGCACCCGGGCCAGCTCCACCGAGAAATCCAGTTGGTTGAGCTTGGTGTAGATCTCGGTGACTTCACCCTTGAAGGTGCGCTTGAAGCCTTCCAGGGCATCGCGGCCACCCTGGTAGTTGGGGGCGAGGATGACCATTTTCTTGTAGCCCAGGTCGTTGGCGGCGACGCCGGCCATTTCGTGGATGGTGTCGTTCTGGTACGAGGCCACGAAGTAGTGGGGCTTGCACTGTTTGCCGGCCAGGCTGGAGGGGCCGGTGTTGTTGCTGATGTAGAAGCCGTCCTTGGTCGCGGTGTTGACCACCGCCGCCAGCACGTTGGAGAAGATCACCCCGGTGTACAGCGAGATGCCGTCCAGGCTCATGCGGTCGATGATCTGCTTGGCGCGCGCCAGTTGCAGGCCATCGTCCTCCACCAGCAGGCTCACCGGTACGCCGCCGAGCTTGCCGCCCTCCTGGTCGATGGCCAGTTGAAAGCCATCGCGCGAGTCTTCCCCCAGGTAACCGGCCGGGGTGGAGAGGGTGGTGATGAAGCCGATGCGCACCGGGTCTTGGGCCTGGGCCGCAAGGCTGGCCAGGCAACTGGCCGCCAGGAGTGTACCCACGAGTTGTTTTTTCATAGTGCCGCCTTTAGGGATGGTCTGAAGTAGCCATGTATTTCCCCGGCATACCACCTAGCGCAACTTTTAAACTCGCCAAATGATCAAAAAACAATCAATTCGACGAGTATTTCTTACGTTTTCGCCACCCGGACCCCACTCCGGTGGCCATTTCCCGCATTACAGGCGCACCTCTCCTGCATTCGTCAGTAAATGTCGGCGCGCCATCCACAGGTTCGACAGAGCGAACAGTGTCACCAGTTGCGCCGTGTTTTTGGCCAAGCCGCGAAAGCGCACCTTGGTGTAACCGAACTGGCGCTTGATTACCCGGAACGGATGCTCGACCTTGGCGCGCACCTGAGCCTTGGCCTTTTCAATCTTGCGCTTGGCTTTGTACAGCACGCTGCGCTTATCGAGTTTTTTGTAGGTGCTGCGGCGTGCCGCCACCTGCCAGATAACTTCACGTCCTTCATGCTCGGGCCGCTTTTCGACACCGGTGTAGCCTGCATCGGCGCAGACCACGTTTTCGTCGCCATGCAGCAATTTGTCCACCTGGGTGACATCCGCCACATTGGCCGCCGTGCCCACTACGCTGTGCACCAGACCCGATTCGTCATCGGCGCCGATGTGGGCCTTCATGCCAAAATAATACTGGTTTCCCTTCTTGGTCTGGTGCATTTCCGGGTCGCGCTTGCCGTCCTTGTTCTTGGTCGAACTGGGCGCATTGATCAGCGTTGCATCGACGATGGTGCCCTGGCGCAGCGACAGGCCGCGGTCGCCCAGATAGCCATTGATGACAGCGAGGATGCCGGCCGCCAGCTCGTGTTTCTCCAGCAAGCGGCGGAAGTTGAGAATGGTGGTTTCGTCGGGGATGCGCTCCAGGTTCAGCCCGGCAAACTGGCGCAGGATCGTGGTTTCGTACAGCGCTTCCTCCATCGCTGGATCGCTGTAGCCGAACCAGTTCTGCAGCAGATGCACACGCAGCATCGCCATCAACGGGTAGGCCGGACGGCCACCTTCACCTTTCGGATAATGTGGCTCGATCAAAGCAATCAAGCCCTTCCACGGCACCACCCGATCCATCTCGATCAGGAACAACTCCTTGCGGGTTTGCTTGCGCTTGCCAGCGTACTCGGCGTCGGCGAAGGTCATCTGCTTCATCGGGAAACTCGGTGGGTGGGGTCGCGGTATTTTGCCAAATCAGAAAGTCTTTTTCAGAGTTTCCTTAGTGAAGCCCGCATCGCACGGGCTGTAGTTATTAGTGGAGGGCAGTAAAAAATTTCGGGTGCCTGGAATGTTTTGTGGGGGGGCTTCCCGTGTCAGGTGTTGCTCTGGGTGAATTTCTCGTAGTACAGGCGGGTCTGGTCCAGGGCCTGGGTGTCGAGCCATTGCTTGATCGACTCGACCATCGGCGGCGGCCCGCACAGGTACATGTCCAGGGCCTGGTCGCGGAACTCGGCCAGGTCGAAGTGCTCGGTGATGTAGCCGCGCTTGCCGTGCCAGTCCGGGCTGGGGTCGCTGATGACCGGGGTGAAGCGAAAGCCCGGGATGCGTTCGGCGTAGGCCGCGATGCGCTGGGTTTCGCACAGGTCCGCGGCGTTGCGCACGCCGTAGTACAGGTGCACCGGGTGGCCGCAGCCGCCGCGCTCGGCGATTTCGTCGAGCATGCCCAAAAAGGCCGACAGGCCGGTGCCGCCGGCGACGAACACCAGCGGCTTGTCGACGTGGCGCAGGTAGAAGGCCCCCAGGGGCGCTTCCAGCAGGATTTCGTCGCCGATCAGGCTGCGTTCGCGGATGTAGTTGCTCATCAGCCCGTCGGGCAGCAAACGGATCAAGAACTGCAACTGGTTGCCGCTGTTGGGGCGGTTGGCGAAGGAGTACGAGCGCTGGCCGTGGGTGCCGGGTATTTGCAGGCGGGCGTATTGGCCGGGCAGGAAATCCAGTTGCTGGCCATCGGCGCCGGCGTCCAGGTGCAGGATCGCGGTGTTGGGCGAAACCTGCTCCACCGCGCGCACGATGCCCTTGAGCCGGCCTGGCCCTGGGGCATTGCACAGGCTGGAGGCGAAGTCGAAGTAGAACGCGGCGTCGGAGCTGACCCGGGTCTGGCAGGTGAGCATCTTGCGTTGGCGCAGGTCTTCGGCCGACAGCGCTTCGTCGTCGACATAGTCCTGGCTGTACTGGCCCGATTCGCAGCGCCCCTGGCAGGTGCCGCACACGCCCTCGCGGCAGTCCAGGGGGATGTTGATGCCGTTGCGCAACGCCGCGTCGAGCAGGATTTCGTGGCTCTGTACCGGGAAGAACAGGGTTTTGCCGTCGGCAAAACTGAAGGCGACCTTGTGGCTCATGATCCAGACTTCCGCCAGTCAGAGGTGATAGAAATCGAGCACCGAATTGATGGTGTCGTTGAGCAGCAGCACGTGCTTGCGGGCGATCTTCCAGCTCTCGCCATCGGGCCGCAGGCGGTAGGTGGCGCGGCCGAAGAACTGCTCGGCGGTTTGCAGGCGGTAGTAGAGGGTGTGCCAGTTGACTTGCACCTCCAACTCATCGTCGGCCAGCGGCGCGATGCGCACGTTGCTGAGCAGGTGCAGGGTGCGCGGCATGGGCACGGTGGAGGCGGATTTGCCGGTGCGGATGCGGAACACCCGGTCTTCCAGGCCGCCCCGGTTGGGGTAGTAGATCAGCGACATGGCCCGTTTCGGGTCGCGGGTGTACTCGTGCTCCGAGTCCCATTGCGGCAGGTGGAATTCGCTGTCGTCGCTGAACATCGACAGGTAGGTGTCCCAGTCCTGGGCGTCGCAGGCCTCGGCGTTGCGGTACAGAAATTGCTCGACGCGGTATTGCAGTTGCGAATTCATGTTCACACCTCACGCAGTTTCAACGGTTGCTCTTGCTCGGCCTTGCGGGCCAGGCCTTCGAGCAAAAAGCGCTGCCAGTTGCCGTGTTGGTTGACGTAGAGGCCCTCGTGGGTGAACTCAGTGCCGGTCAATACCGGCGAGATGCCGATGGTTTCGCTGTTGGCCGTGGGGCCTTCGACCCATTTGCCCACGCCCCGGGAGATGTCGCTCCAGCGCTCCAGGCGTGCCTGGAAGCCGCGCTGGGCTTCGCGGAACTCCACCAGGTCATCGGGGGTGCCCATGCCGGAGACGTTGAAGAAGTCCTCGAACTGGCGGATGCGGTTTTCCCGGTCGGCATCCGACTCGCCCACCACGCCCAGGCAGAAGCTGTTGATCTCGGTCTTGTTCCAGGCAATCGGGCGGATGATGCGCAACTGCGAGCTGATCTGGTCGAGAAAGAACATGCTGGGGTAGATGTTCAGGTTGCGCAGGCGGTGCATCATCCACTGCGCCTTGCCCTGGCCGTACTCTTGGAGCAGGCGCGGCATGATGGTGGCGTAGCCGGGGCGCACGCTGGGGTTGGGCATGTCGCTGAACAGCACGCTGTGGCCGTTGTGGAAAGCGAACCAGCCGTCGTCGGTTTCCTTGTCGCCGGCGCCGAGCTTGCTGTAGTCCAGGGTGTCGGCGCTGGTCAGGCCTTTTTCGCTGTTGACCTGCTGGCGGTGCTGCACGGTGGCCACGTAGT includes:
- a CDS encoding branched-chain amino acid ABC transporter permease, which produces MSRRVLIDLLCLATFALLPLLASLLHEPFLVSLFTRLAIYGMAAASLDLLIGYGAMISFGHAAFFGLGGYVVGVIGFHTSQALPLWGWDGSNSALLVWPLSLLVCALFAVVVGYLSLRTSGVQFIMITLAFGQMLYFVLSSLSLYGGDDGILLSERNTLPGIDLDNPVQFYYLCLGLLVAWLLFCRRLVNSRFGYVLRGLKQSERRSISLGLHPLRYRLGAFVIAGVGGGLAGILWANYAMFVSPDMGAWHKSGELMAMVILGGVGTLLGPVLGAAVYLGLEQVLSLWTEHWLLIFGPLLLVVVLFGKKGLYGLLLSPWPWRRKPSAAPTAIAQHEVRP
- a CDS encoding branched-chain amino acid ABC transporter permease, which codes for MLLLEQILNGLQYSALLFLLASGLTLIFGIMGVINLAHGAFYMVGAFCAAYTASLSGSFWLAGLAAVIGSALYGLLIETSIMRRLYNRDHLDQVLATLAVVFFTNELITVLFGRSPPAMPTPEWYSSFVEVLPGLMYPVSRLLFIAAGAVVAIAMWLLINHTRLGMLIRAGADDHEMVGALGVNIARLYTLVFVFGCVLCGLAGFMAAPLLSVEIGMGEKVLITTFVVIVVGGVGSVRGALAGALLIGMVDGLGRAYIPQLLDQLLPAEVSGTLSGGLISASAYIVMAVVLLVRPRGLLPARA
- a CDS encoding ABC transporter substrate-binding protein, which translates into the protein MKKQLVGTLLAASCLASLAAQAQDPVRIGFITTLSTPAGYLGEDSRDGFQLAIDQEGGKLGGVPVSLLVEDDGLQLARAKQIIDRMSLDGISLYTGVIFSNVLAAVVNTATKDGFYISNNTGPSSLAGKQCKPHYFVASYQNDTIHEMAGVAANDLGYKKMVILAPNYQGGRDALEGFKRTFKGEVTEIYTKLNQLDFSVELARVRSLAPDAIFQFHPGGAGINFAKQYGSSGLNKSIPMVVPVFSMDERMLAATGDVAKGMNIVTLWNPGSTNPANQAFVKAFNDKYKRVPTVYAAQTYDTARLIGAALKTVDGNLKDPEALRSALRNVTFDSIRGDFAFGKNQHAVIDWYLLRVEADANGKLVQVPVQTIAKAQVDSFAAECAL
- a CDS encoding IS5-like element IS1384 family transposase, whose translation is MKQMTFADAEYAGKRKQTRKELFLIEMDRVVPWKGLIALIEPHYPKGEGGRPAYPLMAMLRVHLLQNWFGYSDPAMEEALYETTILRQFAGLNLERIPDETTILNFRRLLEKHELAAGILAVINGYLGDRGLSLRQGTIVDATLINAPSSTKNKDGKRDPEMHQTKKGNQYYFGMKAHIGADDESGLVHSVVGTAANVADVTQVDKLLHGDENVVCADAGYTGVEKRPEHEGREVIWQVAARRSTYKKLDKRSVLYKAKRKIEKAKAQVRAKVEHPFRVIKRQFGYTKVRFRGLAKNTAQLVTLFALSNLWMARRHLLTNAGEVRL
- the antC gene encoding anthranilate 1,2-dioxygenase electron transfer component AntC, encoding MSHKVAFSFADGKTLFFPVQSHEILLDAALRNGINIPLDCREGVCGTCQGRCESGQYSQDYVDDEALSAEDLRQRKMLTCQTRVSSDAAFYFDFASSLCNAPGPGRLKGIVRAVEQVSPNTAILHLDAGADGQQLDFLPGQYARLQIPGTHGQRSYSFANRPNSGNQLQFLIRLLPDGLMSNYIRERSLIGDEILLEAPLGAFYLRHVDKPLVFVAGGTGLSAFLGMLDEIAERGGCGHPVHLYYGVRNAADLCETQRIAAYAERIPGFRFTPVISDPSPDWHGKRGYITEHFDLAEFRDQALDMYLCGPPPMVESIKQWLDTQALDQTRLYYEKFTQSNT
- the antB gene encoding anthranilate 1,2-dioxygenase small subunit, giving the protein MNSQLQYRVEQFLYRNAEACDAQDWDTYLSMFSDDSEFHLPQWDSEHEYTRDPKRAMSLIYYPNRGGLEDRVFRIRTGKSASTVPMPRTLHLLSNVRIAPLADDELEVQVNWHTLYYRLQTAEQFFGRATYRLRPDGESWKIARKHVLLLNDTINSVLDFYHL
- the antA gene encoding anthranilate 1,2-dioxygenase large subunit, which gives rise to MSSARSVEQWKNFIEGCLDFRPADGVFRIARDIFTEPDLFDLEMELIFEKNWIYACHESEIANKHDFMTMRAGRQPMIITRDGEGQLNALINACQHRGTTLTRVGKGNQSTFTCPFHAWCYKSDGRLVKVKAPGEYPEGFDKATRGLKKARIESYKGFVFISLDVDGQDSLQEFLGDAKVFFDMMVAQSPTGELEVLPGKSAYTYDGNWKLQNENGLDGYHVSTVHYNYVATVQHRQQVNSEKGLTSADTLDYSKLGAGDKETDDGWFAFHNGHSVLFSDMPNPSVRPGYATIMPRLLQEYGQGKAQWMMHRLRNLNIYPSMFFLDQISSQLRIIRPIAWNKTEINSFCLGVVGESDADRENRIRQFEDFFNVSGMGTPDDLVEFREAQRGFQARLERWSDISRGVGKWVEGPTANSETIGISPVLTGTEFTHEGLYVNQHGNWQRFLLEGLARKAEQEQPLKLREV